The Candidatus Nanosynbacter lyticus genome window below encodes:
- a CDS encoding LOG family protein, whose protein sequence is MKWLGVVGTREVNDTIRRDIEQCVGQKITEGGGIVTGGATGVDHEAARLAYEHGLEAARFRIFLPVELELYCQALYDRAAVGKCRQDDAVATVALLRDITEHRPGVLSDTTEFTEVNAESFHARNCQIVALADELVAFRVNDSPGTTFTIDQAREKGIPIKVFDYTVD, encoded by the coding sequence ATGAAGTGGCTCGGAGTTGTCGGTACGCGCGAAGTGAATGACACGATTCGCCGTGACATTGAGCAGTGTGTTGGACAAAAGATTACTGAAGGCGGCGGGATTGTGACGGGCGGCGCTACTGGTGTTGATCACGAAGCGGCTCGGCTGGCGTATGAGCATGGTTTGGAGGCGGCACGGTTTCGGATATTTTTGCCAGTGGAGCTGGAACTATATTGCCAAGCGTTATATGACCGAGCAGCTGTCGGTAAATGTCGCCAAGATGATGCGGTCGCGACGGTCGCTCTTTTGCGAGACATCACCGAACATCGACCTGGAGTGCTGAGCGATACCACCGAATTTACCGAAGTCAACGCCGAGTCGTTTCATGCGCGTAATTGCCAGATTGTTGCTCTGGCAGATGAATTAGTGGCATTTCGGGTCAACGATAGCCCTGGCACGACGTTTACAATTGATCAAGCCAGGGAAAAAGGTATTCCCATCAAGGTGTTTGACTACACTGTTGATTAG
- a CDS encoding HIT family protein, protein MNHTIFDDIVSGTVKSWKVWEDEQFLAFLTPFPNTPGVTVVIPKHNPGDYIFAIDETLYLEFMRAVRQVARLLERAFNTPRVALVFEGTGVAHVHAKLYPLHGDLAGRTDVWAENAEFHESYRGWLTTTEGPKMDEAELDRIQAQIIAAQG, encoded by the coding sequence ATGAACCATACAATTTTCGACGACATTGTATCAGGCACCGTAAAATCATGGAAGGTTTGGGAGGACGAGCAGTTCCTGGCGTTTCTCACGCCGTTTCCAAATACCCCGGGGGTGACAGTGGTCATTCCAAAGCATAATCCGGGTGATTATATTTTTGCGATTGACGAGACGCTATATCTCGAGTTTATGCGAGCAGTGCGTCAAGTGGCGCGGCTACTAGAACGAGCGTTTAATACGCCGCGGGTAGCGCTGGTGTTCGAGGGAACGGGCGTAGCGCATGTGCACGCCAAACTGTATCCGCTACATGGTGATTTGGCGGGGCGGACTGACGTCTGGGCGGAGAATGCAGAGTTCCACGAGAGCTATCGCGGCTGGCTGACGACGACCGAGGGGCCAAAGATGGATGAGGCGGAGCTTGACCGGATTCAGGCGCAGATCATTGCCGCTCAAGGGTGA